From one Humulus lupulus chromosome 8, drHumLupu1.1, whole genome shotgun sequence genomic stretch:
- the LOC133796142 gene encoding anthranilate phosphoribosyltransferase, chloroplastic-like, whose amino-acid sequence MAKLEGFQGLPIPSLPGIPNGQHKRNNLWGFIFFPNFLFNQNRQRKLMGFNRLLNGADEALISAFLLLLRAKGETFEEIMGLARAMIKHSLEVEGLLDAVGIVGTGGDGANTVNISTGASILAAACGAKIAKQGNRSSSSACGSVDVLEELGIVIDLELEVGAVNFCFR is encoded by the exons ATGGCGAAATTAGAGGGCTTTCAAGGACTTCCAATTCCATCTCTACCAGGGATTCCAAATGGACAACATAAACGCAACAATTTATGGGGTTTCATTTTCTTCCCTAATTTCCTTTTCAATCAAAATCGACAGAGGAAATTAATGGGTTTCAATCG TTTGCTGAATGGTGCCGATGAGGCTTTGATTAGTGCTTTTCTTTTGTTACTGAGAGCCAAAGGAGAGACTTTCGAGGAA ATTATGGGGCTTGCGAGGGCGATGATCAAGCATAGTTTAGAAGTAGAGGGCTTACTTGATGCAGTGGGCATTGTTGGAACAGGTGGTGATGGAGCAAACACAGTTAACATTTCGACTGGAGCTTCAATACTTGCTGCAGCTTGTGGTGCCAAAATTGCAAAG cAAGGAAATCGTTCAAGTTCTTCGGCATGTGGAAGTGTCGATGTATTAGAAGAGTTGGGGATAGTTATCGACCTGGAACTTGAGGTTGGTGCTGTAAATTTCTGTTTTAGATGA
- the LOC133794422 gene encoding clathrin heavy chain 2-like, which produces MQLFSVEQKRSQGLEAHAAAFAQFKVPGNENPSTLISFATKSFNVGQITSKLHVIDLGAQPGGVFCFNGHWQLISCSRNYCEWEIGESSVVLAFGYCVTSGHQLQRLT; this is translated from the exons ATGCAACTCTTTTCAGTGGAACAAAAGAGAAGTCAAGGTCTGGAAGCTCATGCTGCTGCTTTTGCACAATTTAAA GTTCCAGGGAATGAGAATCCTTCTACTCTCATTTCCTTTGCAACAAAGAGTTTTAATGTTGGCCAAATTACATCAAAGCTGCATGTTATAGATCTTGGTGCCCAACCAG GCGGTGTGTTTTGCTTTAATGGGCATTGGCAGCTCATTTCATGCTCAAGAAACTACTGTGAGTGGGAAATTGGAGAGTCGAGTGTG GTTCTGGCCTTTGGGTACTGTGTGACTTCAGGCCATCAACTACAGAGGTTAACATAA
- the LOC133796143 gene encoding protein NRT1/ PTR FAMILY 2.7-like, with protein sequence MRFLNRACLKAENDEQIDSVHTKSWKLCTVEEVEDLKRVFRLIPLWSTDILLTTTIAMFNSLSTIQALAMDRQVVGSIKIPAGTFLAFTLVTTAISIFIVDRYLLNKWQNLRGRALSPFQRIGIRHIINIIGIVEIGTTEAKRLHLARADPSKSVVAMSTLWLVPSLVIVGIGEAFHFPSQVALYYQEFPESLKSTSTTIISLLIGLGYYLSVVVTDLIDHTTGWLPNNINQGRVDNMYWFFVVIGVLNFGYFLVCTKLYKYQV encoded by the coding sequence GTTCTTGAATCGTGCTTGCTTGAAAGCTGAAAACGACGAACAAATTGATAGCGTTCACACAAAATCATGGAAACTATGCACAGTTGAAGAAGTGGAAGACCTTAAAAGAGTATtcaggctcattcctttatggtCAACCGACATTCTCTTAACCACCACCATCGCCATGTTTAATAGCTTATCAACAATCCAAGCCCTAGCAATGGATAGGCAGGTGGTGGGCTCCATCAAAATCCCAGCTGGCACATTCCTAGCCTTCACACTTGTAACCACTGCCATCTCAATCTTCATCGTCGACCGTTACCTACTTAACAAGTGGCAAAATTTACGCGGCCGAGCTCTATCACCTTTTCAACGAATAGGGATCAGACACATCATTAACATAATAGGTATTGTGGAAATTGGCACAACCGAAGCAAAACGGCTCCACTTGGCACGAGCAGATCCATCCAAGTCAGTCGTGGCCATGTCAACCTTATGGCTCGTGCCAAGTCTAGTGATTGTAGGAATAGGCGAGGCATTTCATTTTCCTAGCCAAGTTGCATTGTATTACCAAGAATTTCCTGAATCGCTGAAAAGTACTTCAACAACTATCATATCACTATTAATTGGATTAGGATATTACCTTAGTGTGGTTGTCACTGATCTTATAGACCATACTACGGGTTGGTTACCTAATAACATAAATCAAGGAAGAGTAGATAATATGTATTGGTTTTTTGTGGTGATTGGAGTGCtgaattttggatattttttggTTTGTACTAAATTGTACAAGTACCAAGTTTAA